The Zestosphaera sp. genome includes a window with the following:
- a CDS encoding zinc ribbon domain-containing protein, whose protein sequence is FVKCTRCGFTHDRDVIGAWNIALKLNVSPVPLGSNGAHDPCVEWSVTTVNRRVEAQPALGEPTKT, encoded by the coding sequence GGTTCGTGAAGTGCACGAGGTGCGGTTTCACCCATGACAGAGACGTAATAGGAGCATGGAACATAGCTCTGAAGCTAAATGTGAGCCCCGTGCCGTTGGGCTCGAACGGTGCCCATGACCCCTGCGTAGAGTGGTCAGTGACCACGGTGAACCGCAGGGTTGAGGCACAACCCGCCCTAGGAGAGCCTACAAAAACCTAG
- a CDS encoding tRNA(Ile)(2)-agmatinylcytidine synthase produces the protein MGEGLREVHVGLDDTDTDFQGCTTHLTFRILRRIVEELPQVVFTDYPRLVRLNPVIPFKTRGNASLSFSVKLREDSIPALRDLILGEFRNYLPEVRNAGVEPGLALLYGGIPDSLGRLYVKALSDYVHKDYVLGVVEELGDSLETPLGYSRGLVGALAAIGASRCLGTCTYELIAYRSRGNYLRERCVDAASVKAVDAEFRDSTFLNYDHVSGKPLITPSGPNPVLLGVRGEDPEQVLNAFNKLRICEDYEGWVIYKTNQAVNAHHVERSVKSFRPYQTGCVRAIVTGKPLTLPGGDVLLKLGGQDGDGVVWAVFFKETGLSDVARKLLAGDLIRVCGGSKYWEGRGLVIHSDLLEVLDLITEVRRNPLCPACGRRMKSSGSGKGWKCIKCGYRSADLSREAVKVGRDLAVRAYRPVDRAVKHLVMPEARVGRAGNCGKPLVRGWIHFTTQGM, from the coding sequence GTGGGTGAGGGTCTTAGGGAGGTTCATGTAGGGCTAGACGACACAGACACGGATTTTCAGGGATGCACGACGCATCTGACCTTCAGGATTTTGAGAAGAATCGTTGAGGAACTACCTCAAGTCGTTTTCACGGACTATCCACGCCTGGTGAGGCTGAACCCCGTAATCCCTTTCAAAACCAGGGGGAATGCCTCGCTCTCCTTCTCGGTTAAGTTGAGGGAGGACAGCATCCCAGCGCTGAGGGATTTGATCCTGGGGGAGTTCCGCAACTACCTCCCGGAGGTCCGGAACGCGGGCGTCGAACCCGGCCTCGCCCTCCTCTATGGGGGGATCCCCGACTCGCTTGGGAGGCTCTACGTTAAGGCTTTAAGTGATTACGTACATAAGGACTACGTGCTGGGGGTTGTTGAGGAGTTAGGTGATTCGCTGGAGACGCCTCTTGGGTATTCGAGGGGCCTGGTCGGCGCGCTGGCAGCTATAGGGGCTTCAAGATGTCTGGGAACGTGCACCTACGAGTTAATAGCTTACAGGTCTAGAGGGAACTACTTGAGGGAGAGGTGCGTTGACGCAGCCTCTGTTAAGGCCGTTGACGCAGAGTTCCGTGACTCGACCTTCCTCAACTACGACCACGTTAGTGGGAAACCCCTCATCACGCCTTCAGGCCCTAACCCCGTCCTCCTAGGTGTGAGGGGTGAGGACCCTGAGCAGGTCTTAAACGCCTTCAACAAGCTGAGGATATGTGAGGATTACGAGGGGTGGGTCATCTACAAGACTAACCAGGCCGTTAACGCGCACCACGTGGAGAGAAGCGTTAAGTCGTTCAGACCCTACCAGACGGGTTGTGTGAGGGCGATAGTGACCGGCAAGCCGCTGACGCTTCCGGGGGGCGACGTGCTGCTTAAGCTCGGCGGGCAGGACGGCGATGGCGTTGTGTGGGCGGTTTTCTTCAAGGAGACCGGGTTGAGCGACGTTGCGAGGAAGCTGCTCGCCGGCGACTTAATCAGGGTGTGCGGTGGTAGTAAGTATTGGGAAGGACGTGGCTTGGTCATCCACTCAGATCTCCTGGAGGTTCTAGACCTGATTACGGAGGTTCGCAGGAACCCGCTGTGCCCGGCCTGCGGCCGCAGGATGAAGTCCTCAGGTAGCGGGAAGGGCTGGAAATGCATTAAATGCGGGTATAGGTCAGCGGACCTCAGCAGGGAGGCTGTTAAGGTGGGTCGGGATCTGGCGGTGAGGGCCTACAGACCCGTGGATCGCGCGGTCAAGCACTTAGTCATGCCTGAGGCGAGGGTTGGCAGGGCAGGCAACTGCGGCAAGCCCTTAGTGCGTGGGTGGATTCACTTCACCACGCAAGGCATGTAG
- a CDS encoding transcriptional regulator → MGGVELTTRERILNLLLRSEGPLTAEDIISELGLRVTPGEVYEHLKHVAKTLKRAYGGSYYLAMVPPTCRSCGYVFKGLEEPRKPSKCPKCRSQRINPPAFKIVRK, encoded by the coding sequence GTGGGCGGTGTTGAGTTAACCACTAGGGAGAGGATTCTGAATCTACTCCTCAGGAGTGAGGGGCCGCTGACTGCGGAAGACATAATATCCGAACTCGGGCTGAGGGTCACGCCGGGCGAGGTCTACGAGCACTTGAAGCACGTCGCCAAGACCCTGAAGAGGGCATACGGGGGCTCCTACTACCTGGCGATGGTGCCCCCCACCTGCAGGTCGTGCGGCTACGTGTTTAAAGGGCTGGAGGAGCCTAGGAAGCCGAGCAAATGCCCTAAATGCAGATCGCAGAGAATAAACCCGCCCGCATTCAAGATAGTGAGGAAGTGA
- a CDS encoding DUF367 family protein, with the protein MVRPPRIYVVRLGGDDPKLSTALKLVRLGYAERAHLGSLPARSLILNPYSNRILSPEDSAIISRNGLTVLDTSWNSRLEALRGLAGRRSCEQRVLPVLKAGNPINFGLLTKLSSAEAVAAALYITGFKDLALEVLSKFKWGPTFYELNKNYLERYSRAASREEVLEIQAEVLRAHGIG; encoded by the coding sequence GTGGTCAGGCCCCCAAGAATATACGTGGTCAGGCTCGGTGGCGACGATCCAAAACTATCGACTGCGTTGAAGCTCGTCAGGCTGGGTTACGCTGAGAGAGCGCACCTCGGCAGCCTGCCGGCACGCTCTCTAATACTCAACCCCTACAGCAACAGGATCCTCAGCCCGGAGGACTCGGCAATCATATCCAGGAACGGCCTCACAGTCCTGGACACGTCGTGGAATTCTAGGCTGGAGGCCCTCAGGGGGCTGGCTGGAAGAAGGTCCTGCGAGCAGAGGGTTCTGCCCGTCCTGAAGGCCGGGAACCCCATTAACTTCGGCCTCCTGACCAAGCTAAGCAGCGCTGAGGCAGTTGCTGCAGCCTTATACATCACCGGCTTCAAAGACCTCGCGCTAGAGGTCCTGAGCAAGTTTAAGTGGGGGCCCACGTTCTACGAGCTCAACAAGAATTACCTCGAGAGATACTCCAGGGCTGCCTCGAGGGAGGAGGTCCTAGAGATACAGGCTGAGGTCCTGAGAGCCCATGGCATCGGGTAG
- a CDS encoding Sjogren's syndrome/scleroderma autoantigen 1 family protein — translation MSSDDRGDVVKRMSDLMRSGAVMLEQTCPLCGLPLFRLRSGEVVCPVHGAVKIVKSEDEAVEAVTSAVLREFEKVIARKLNTYINALAKEEGLNSSELKDVIYLLDILERIRRMRRP, via the coding sequence GTGAGCTCGGATGACAGGGGTGATGTCGTCAAGCGGATGAGTGACTTAATGAGGTCCGGCGCTGTAATGCTTGAGCAGACATGCCCGCTCTGCGGCCTGCCTCTGTTCAGGCTGAGGAGCGGGGAGGTGGTTTGCCCGGTCCACGGGGCGGTGAAGATAGTTAAGAGCGAGGACGAGGCTGTGGAGGCTGTCACCTCGGCGGTTTTGAGGGAGTTTGAGAAGGTTATTGCGAGGAAGTTAAATACGTACATCAACGCCCTGGCCAAGGAGGAGGGCCTGAACTCGAGCGAGTTAAAGGACGTCATATACTTGCTGGACATATTGGAGAGGATAAGGAGAATGAGGAGGCCATGA
- a CDS encoding Lrp/AsnC ligand binding domain-containing protein, with protein sequence MPEAIVLINTNIGTEEEVMSELLKIEGVYEAYIVYGVYDIVVKIKAPTTEALKEVISSKVRKISNVRSTLTMIVVEGKEVTKKGG encoded by the coding sequence GTGCCCGAGGCCATAGTCCTGATAAACACGAACATAGGGACTGAGGAGGAAGTGATGAGCGAGTTGCTCAAGATAGAGGGGGTCTACGAGGCCTACATAGTGTACGGCGTGTACGACATAGTCGTGAAGATAAAAGCCCCGACGACGGAGGCCCTCAAGGAGGTAATCTCGAGCAAGGTCAGGAAGATCTCCAACGTCAGATCCACCCTAACCATGATAGTCGTGGAGGGTAAGGAGGTCACTAAGAAGGGTGGGTGA
- a CDS encoding geranylgeranylglyceryl/heptaprenylglyceryl phosphate synthase, translating into MSERGCWVDSYLRGKVSSGEKIHFTLLDPDKIGDLNNADRLAEAMVSEGTDAFLVGGSIGVSERDVDALVTSLKKWGLPVILFPGNVSGISKHADAILFMSLMNSDDPYFIIGAQVLGAPVVAKYGIEVLPTGYVIVGYGGAAGYVGRARPIPYERPELGVAYVLAARFLGMRYVYLEAGSGAPEPIPPKFVRAASRVKGESVLIVGGGIRNYEQARDAVGSGADAVVTGTAVEENAERAKEIVRAVKKR; encoded by the coding sequence TTGAGTGAGCGTGGGTGCTGGGTCGACTCCTACCTCAGGGGTAAGGTGAGCTCCGGGGAGAAGATACACTTCACGCTGCTGGACCCCGATAAAATAGGCGATTTAAACAATGCCGACAGGCTTGCGGAGGCCATGGTGTCTGAGGGGACTGACGCCTTCCTGGTAGGGGGTTCGATAGGGGTGTCCGAGAGGGATGTGGACGCGTTGGTGACCAGCCTCAAGAAGTGGGGTCTGCCGGTGATACTGTTCCCGGGCAACGTATCTGGAATCTCTAAGCACGCCGACGCCATACTCTTCATGTCCCTCATGAACTCCGACGACCCCTACTTCATAATAGGTGCTCAAGTGCTTGGAGCGCCTGTAGTCGCCAAGTACGGAATCGAGGTACTGCCAACTGGGTACGTTATAGTGGGGTACGGCGGCGCGGCCGGGTATGTGGGTAGGGCTAGGCCAATACCCTACGAGAGACCGGAGTTAGGCGTCGCCTACGTCCTGGCAGCCAGGTTCCTAGGCATGAGGTACGTGTACCTGGAGGCGGGCTCAGGAGCTCCTGAGCCCATACCCCCCAAGTTCGTGAGGGCCGCGTCCAGGGTTAAGGGCGAGTCAGTGCTCATCGTGGGTGGTGGGATAAGGAACTACGAGCAGGCGAGGGACGCGGTAGGCTCAGGCGCCGACGCAGTCGTGACGGGAACGGCTGTCGAGGAGAACGCGGAGAGGGCTAAGGAGATAGTGAGGGCGGTTAAGAAGAGGTAG
- a CDS encoding ATPase, T2SS/T4P/T4SS family, protein MHDVREIGEVTYVPDASVITNGVLKMLVRDGRVQGRLVLLKELIDYFESLAKNGKSLGVLGLEEMRFVRAACASKGMPVDVVSSGRRADDVDALIRWYALEAGVTLVTSSKTQQLASEALGVNVLYVEPPRSRLTTLEKFFSDGTMSVHLKEGAPPHAKQGRPGRWRLVQLSETPLSREEVEAIADEILEVARTDPDAVIEIERPNSIIIQMSVYRIIIARPPMSDGWEITAVRPLVRPKLEDYTLAEKLMRRLEEKAEGILIAGAPGMGKTTFAQALAEYYKRKSKVVKTIESPRDMHLPPEVTQYSKTYATPDELHDILLLSRPDYTVFDELRTDNDFKLYVDLRLAGIGMIGVVHATSPIDALQRFIGRIDLGMIPSVVDTVLFLEEGEVRKVYDVSMSVKLPTGLREADLARPVIEVRDFLSGQLEYEMYTFGEQTVVVPVKHVVGEGLEAAVRKAILTLLPSAEVTFDGGVVTVTVPREEARSARKLKRRLSSIERKYGVVISLKLV, encoded by the coding sequence GTGCATGATGTGAGGGAGATCGGTGAAGTTACGTACGTGCCTGACGCGAGCGTCATAACTAATGGAGTTCTTAAGATGCTGGTTAGGGATGGGAGGGTTCAAGGCAGGCTGGTCCTACTTAAGGAACTCATAGACTACTTCGAGTCGCTGGCCAAGAACGGCAAGTCCCTCGGCGTTTTAGGGCTTGAGGAGATGAGGTTCGTCAGGGCTGCGTGCGCCTCGAAGGGGATGCCGGTTGATGTGGTCAGCAGCGGCAGGAGGGCTGACGATGTAGACGCCTTGATCAGGTGGTACGCGCTTGAGGCCGGCGTCACGCTGGTGACGTCCTCCAAGACCCAGCAACTGGCTAGCGAAGCCCTCGGAGTTAATGTCCTCTACGTGGAGCCCCCTAGAAGCCGCCTAACCACTCTCGAGAAGTTCTTCAGCGACGGAACCATGTCCGTCCACCTGAAGGAAGGCGCTCCCCCGCACGCCAAGCAAGGCAGGCCGGGTAGGTGGCGGCTAGTCCAGCTTTCGGAGACCCCCCTATCTAGGGAGGAGGTTGAGGCGATAGCTGATGAGATCCTCGAAGTGGCCCGCACGGACCCTGACGCGGTCATAGAGATCGAGAGGCCTAACTCGATAATAATCCAGATGAGCGTGTACAGGATAATAATAGCTAGACCCCCCATGAGCGACGGTTGGGAGATAACTGCGGTGAGGCCTCTCGTAAGGCCTAAGCTGGAGGACTACACGCTGGCTGAAAAGCTCATGAGGAGGCTTGAGGAGAAGGCTGAAGGCATTCTGATAGCCGGTGCCCCCGGAATGGGTAAGACCACCTTCGCCCAGGCTCTGGCCGAATACTACAAGAGGAAGAGTAAGGTGGTCAAGACCATAGAGTCTCCTAGGGACATGCATCTCCCGCCCGAAGTAACCCAGTACTCTAAGACCTACGCAACCCCGGACGAGCTCCACGACATACTCCTGCTCTCAAGACCTGACTACACGGTGTTCGACGAACTGCGCACGGACAACGACTTCAAGCTCTACGTCGACTTAAGGCTTGCGGGCATAGGCATGATCGGAGTGGTTCACGCCACATCACCTATAGACGCGCTGCAGAGGTTCATAGGAAGGATAGATCTGGGGATGATCCCGTCGGTTGTTGACACAGTCCTCTTCCTGGAGGAGGGTGAGGTGCGTAAGGTCTACGACGTCAGTATGAGCGTCAAACTCCCTACAGGCCTGCGGGAGGCCGACCTAGCGAGACCCGTCATTGAGGTCAGGGACTTCCTCAGTGGTCAGCTGGAGTATGAGATGTACACCTTCGGCGAGCAGACTGTGGTCGTCCCGGTGAAGCACGTTGTTGGGGAGGGCTTGGAGGCGGCTGTCAGGAAGGCCATACTAACGCTACTCCCGTCGGCTGAGGTGACGTTCGACGGGGGCGTGGTAACGGTCACAGTGCCGAGGGAGGAGGCTAGGTCCGCACGCAAGCTCAAAAGAAGGTTATCCAGCATAGAGAGGAAGTACGGGGTGGTTATATCTCTTAAGCTGGTTTGA